In Fusarium musae strain F31 chromosome 7, whole genome shotgun sequence, a single window of DNA contains:
- a CDS encoding hypothetical protein (EggNog:ENOG41~BUSCO:EOG09260S2Z), whose amino-acid sequence MESTIAPKPRPRPAHTQGTTRCAYTPDGTRLVTVGSNNTIRLYKTGSDGEPINIDDCQEQNMAVAAGDEFFVVGSEDGTVSLYSLETHTFERFLTRTVLPIRDVALSSDRQWCAVASDELSVKIVNTMDITQVKHLREHARAVRNVSFDPQGRLVALSGTDGIVYVYSLTAEEPELIRKVDGIIGAIDGDSETSTRVAWHPDGRAFAVPTPVKDIQIISKNDWEKQRTFANGHLADITAIAWSPNGALLASASKDGKVIVWETKTQSVIARYDYSNVIDIAWHPTKNIASFTTTDGEVYIYPDFLTDQFSPLLKLATQPAPFIHDPLAELSANRRPPPVNGQKQQGLPTRPRRESLGSLDSFLEGGDGYGDDDFVEDDDGAGYTVGQGQKRARDGDDVYGTSNKRRHMLEPQYHETFQPGATPWRGNRKYLCLNLIGFVWTVDQDSHHTVTVEFYDHELHRDFHFSDTFLYDKACLAEHGTLFSCPPKDDAPAVIFYRPHETWTQRHDWRIELPKDEAVTAMSLSESFITVTTSANYVRVYTLFGMPYRVYRPKSTPIVTCASWRDYVLTMGNGPMGADGNTRLLYTIENVKRDEICQNEDTVALPEGATLKSVFFSDNGDPCIYDSTGTLLTLLHWRQPSRASWVPLLDTKLMERLASGRKNESYFPIAVADNKFHCIILKGGDQYPYFPRPLLSEFDFSIPIASAPKTSKRKAREGSEDLEMADGDEDKDDEDDGSSETRKLEQQFMLHNVKAAQLRDLMEATSGSHTLRSQLSRLELDIDKTLLQLLAVECREGEERGMRALEMVQLMRDRTGRMMEAAGRVAERYGRTILGEKIREVGEKRVGGLEDDDFP is encoded by the exons ATGGAATCGACAATTGCCCCAAAACCACGGCCTCGGCCCGCCCATACACAAGGAACTACCCGGTGCGCCTACACTCCCGATGGAACTCGTCTCGTCACAGTCGGCTCCAACAACACGATTCGTCTCTACAAAACAGGATCTGATGGAGAACCGATCAATATCGACGACTGTCAAGAACAGAACATGGCTGTTGCCGCTGGTGATGAGTTCTTTGTCGTTGGATCCGAGGACGGCACCGTCAGTTTATACTCCCTCGAGACACATACCTTTGAGCGCTTCCTTACTCGAACTGTCCTGCCAATTCGCGATGTTGCATTGTCTAGTGATCGTCAATGGTGCGCTGTGGCAAGTGATGAGTTGAGTGTCAAGATTGTAAACACAATGGACATCACACAGGTCAAGCACCTTCGAGAGCATGCCCGCGCTGTACGAAATGTTAGCTTCGATCCTCAAGGGCGATTGGTTGCGCTTTCTGGAACCGATGGAATCGTTTACGTATATTCTCTTACAGCTGAAGAGCCAGAGCTGATTCGAAAGGTGGATGGTATCATTGGTGCTATCGACGGAGATAGCGAGACGTCAACACGTGTTGCATGGCATCCAGATGGGAGAGCATTTGCCGTACCGACACCCGTTAAAGACATCCAGATCATCTCTAAGAATGATTGGGAGAAGCAAAGAACTTTCGCCAATGGACATTTGGCTGATATTACTGCCATAGCCTGGTCGCCCAATGGTGCCTTATTGGCGTCAGCGAGCAAAGACGGAAAGGTGATCGTCTGGGAAACCAAGACACAGTCTGTCATTGCAAGATACGACTACTCTAATGTCATTGACATTGCGTGGCACCCTACCAAGAACATTGCGTCCTTCACAACTACCGATGGTGAAGTCTACATCTACCCAGACTTCCTGACAGACCAGTTCTCGCCCCTGTTGAAACTGGCCACACAACCTGCCCCCTTCATCCACGACCCCCTTGCCGAGTTATCTGCGAACCGAAGACCGCCTCCAGTCAACGGTCAGAAGCAACAAGGTCTGCCAACGAGACCCCGAAGGGAGTCACTTGGAAGTCTCGACTCATTTCTCGAAGGCGGAGATGGatatggtgatgatgatttcgTGGAGGACGATGACGGTGCCGGGTACACTGTTGGGCAAGGCCAGAAACGAGCTCGGGACGGTGATGATGTCTATGGTACCTCAAATAAGCGTCGCCATATGCTTGAGCCGCAATACCATGAAACATTTCAGCCAGGAGCGACTCCCTGGCGAGGGAACCGCAAATACCTTTGTCTGAACCTGATTGGTTTCGTCTGGACAGTCGATCAGGACTCACATCACACTGTCACAGTTGAGTTTTACGATCACGAACTCCATCGAGACTTTCACTTTAGCGATACCTTCCTCTACGATAAGGCCTGCTTGGCCGAGCATGGCACACTCTTCTCATGTCCACCTAAGGATGATGCCCCTGCAGTCATATTCTATCGACCACACGAGACATGGACGCAACGACATGACTGGCGCATCGAATTACCCAAGGACGAAGCTGTGACGGCCATGTCCTTGAGTGAGTCTTTTATTACAGTCACAACTAGCGCCAACTACGTCCGAGTATACACCCTATTCGGCATGCCATATCGCGTATATCGACCCAAGAGCACACCAATAGTGACATGTGCAAGCTGGAGGGATTACGTATTGACTATGGGCAATGGACCCATGGGCGCGGATGGTAACACTCGCCTTCTGTACACCATTGAGAATGTCAAGAGAGACGAGATTTGCCAGAATGAGGATACAGTAGCACTACCCGAGGGCGCTACACTGAAGAGCGTCTTCTTCTCGGACAATGGT GACCCCTGTATCTACGACTCAACAGGCACTCTGCTTACACTTCTTCACTGGCGACAGCCTTCAAGAGCATCATGGGTGCCCCTTTTGGACACAAAATTGATGGAACGTCTAGCATCTGGTCGCAAGAACGAGTCCTACTTCCCAATTGCAGTGGCCGATAACAAGTTCCACTGCATCATTCTCAAGGGTGGTGATCAGTACCCCTATTTCCCTCGTCCACTTCTGTCTGAGTTCGATTTCTCCATCCCTATAGCATCGGCACCTAAAACCTCAAAGCGTAAAGCTCGGGAAGGATCTGAGGATCTTGAAATggccgatggcgatgaagataaggacgatgaagatgatggttcTTCAGAAACTCGCAAGCTCGAGCAGCAGTTCATGCTTCATAATGTGAAGGCAGCTCAGCTCCGAGATCTCATGGAGGCTACATCAGGCAGCCACACACTACGCTCGCAGCTCTCACGTCTTGAACTCGATATCGACAAGACTCTTCTGCAACTCCTGGCGGTTGAGTGTCGTGAAGGTGAAGAGCGAGGCATGCGGGCGCTGGAGATGGTACAGCTCATGCGGGATCGTACAGGCCGCATGATGGAGGCTGCTGGTAGAGTGGCAGAGAGATATGGAAGGACGATATTGGGAGAAAAGATTCGCGAGGTCGGTGAGAAACGGGTTGGAGgactggaagatgatgactttCCATGA
- a CDS encoding hypothetical protein (EggNog:ENOG41), with protein sequence MQSADRDHFFETDAVQASRQRKAAKASNKNGDPVIMKSKILAAVPDPAAPLTSVFIAESAGAVRRINLETSETKTTYRGPKAPVTCLATGGQENKTVFAGSWDKDIWSWDIETAKPGRKFSGHTDFVKTIVCATVSGKHILISGGADKKIFVWDVESGKRLHTLQDPTTTMLAVQHLAIDPVLSDTTAVVFASAGSDPHIRRWKVTLDSYEQLPESFSDRPDAERLTIQEHETSIYRLVFDQMSEDADLWTASADGTAKCLARSRNFVGDDTLTHGDYVRGVLVTDQWVITAGRDENVKVWDRSSGKLYCTLVGHYEEVTDLVLLQDIDGTPRKVCSVSIDGTVRTWPLGKSELDEVVVKIQKAAEPKKEEEEKGGNVMTAEEEAELAELMDD encoded by the exons ATGCAGTCTGCAGACCGTGATCACTTCTTCGAGACAGA TGCTGTTCAAGCCTCGCGGCAAcgcaaggctgccaaggcaaGCAACAAGAATGGCGACCCCGTAATTATGAAGTCCAAGATTCTTGCAGCCGTCCCAGACCCTGCTGCACCTCTCACTTCCGTGTTCATTGCTGAGTCTGCTGGAGCGGTTCGCCGAATCAACCTCGAG ACCTCGGAGACAAAAACGACTTACCGTGGGCCAAAAGCCCCTGTAACTTGTCTCGCGACAGGAGGTCAAGAAAACAAGACGGTCTTTGCAGGTTCGTGGGACAAGGATATCTGGTCATGGGACATTGAGACCGCCAAACCTGGCCGCAAGTTCAGCGGCCATACCGACTTTGTAAAGACCATTGTCTGTGCTACCGTCTCAGGCAAGCACATTCTCATCAGTGGAGGTGCCGACAAGAAGATTTTCGTCTGGGACGTAGAGTCAGGCAAACGACTGCATACCCTGCAAGATCCCACGACGACAATGCTTGCCGTCCAGCACCTCGCCATCGATCCTGTACTCAGCGATACTACCGCTGTCGTATTTGCCAGCGCAGGCAGCGACCCGCACATCCGACGGTGGAAGGTCACACTGGACAGTTACGAGCAGCTGCCCGAATCTTTCTCCGACCGCCCCGATGCTGAGCGACTTACCATCCAGGAACACGAGACCAGCATTTACCGACTTGTCTTTGACCAAATGAGTGAGGATGCAGATCTCTGGACTGCCAGTGCTGACGGAACTGCAAAATGCTTGGCGCGTTCAAGGAACTTTGTCGGTGATGACACGCTCACACACGGGGACTATGTACGAGGTGTTCTCGTAACAGACCAATGGGTCATCACGGCAGGCCGCGATGAGAATGTCAAGGTCTGGGATCGCTCATCTGGTAaactgtactgtacattGGTTGGCCACTACGAAGAAGTCACCGACCTCGTTCTGCTCCAGGACATAGACGGTACCCCTCGCAAGGTTTGCAGTGTTAGTATCGACGGTACTGTCCGCACATGGCCGCTCGGAAAGTCCGAGCTCGACGAGGTCGTTGTCAAAATCCAGAAGGCTGCAGAACccaaaaaggaagaagaggagaagggtgGCAATGTGATGACggccgaggaagaagctgagctcGCAGAACTCATGGACGACTAG
- a CDS encoding hypothetical protein (EggNog:ENOG41): MDYETNGDYYRAESLFNQLVKDGVVGLDNPVRDWRKQDMYQPKDQGDQEQEFEDPITRAMRAADALDRQTASLQPSNELDLTLTPRPRSNSLPLYGYEDNFGDDAPFFVFGAANKDEGGSTADDPPGCSYSPQACRFSARHYDRSAGRIYHDISHLQSPSPRTSFLTSPSCIGEAYGLMAAPVSPALEGLSPRSDVLSIPSTDNVVYGEASLVDMRSPGRSPTLPRVKSLDRIYPASPRYRDLCLSAATSGLARQLESDPEPELWKAHRHSQSIITSPKELVSKRRSYTEGPRTVIVRTNLPIIKVAPVPLEKKRKPARASYVDRGTDAEHISGPKETFQPVLPFMEDLVVHLREDVPEPLLNSVTHGLRMGQFPVAIYSPTSETDEGNALVPGTPESNTITDVSCAESQYEELAVTDQSIFSDEYDPFAYNQSVWPNKKPAPSVPKLKVARPPTPVRTPPPLVSDVDSKFHDLRINSQETAITVQNSVRSVLQEHFPPETQGYRQFQFSLLPELEGLWNPVFWETGSNNSYEPCHRIDQILAIGAQRGVKRYYTCAITGQLEKLGTKCNGMSRSGRLDFRYLLANAMQAYTAQPLASQAKDNPFANSFLLATLIIPHLETYLALHTQVRYLLLEYPPEHLATMLALQKLVGVELMKVAQIVDAGSKSIPFTHLRGNSITSPEQGPVGRFGKTFPQNSGSGYDVTVSEANFLITSTATDAEIATFIATISRILSKTSDFYVPQEPSKKPSPKKSKPPCITGTFSAFPRVPSATHSPPMSPALGASLGAALSGSSAVPSRAPSIAETVKTAKSSRSKPSRSYSKRNPSAIDARSILTMYVDDSDWDQEDRRIMPLLEDKAERRKGNSHKALKFLGLS; this comes from the exons ATGGACTACGAAACAAATGGGGACTACTACCGTGCCGAGTCGCTATTCAACCAGCTAGTTAAGGATGGAGTGGTGGGCCTGGACAATCCAGTTAGAGACTGGAGAAAGCAGGACATGTATCAACCGAAGGATCAAGGGGACCAAGAACAGGAGTTCGAAGATCCCATTACACGAGCTATGCGAGCTGCCGACGCCTTGGACCGACAAACAGCATCACTTCAACCCTCCAATGAACTAGATTTGACCCTCACGCCGCGTCCGCGAAGTAACAGCTTGCCGCTCTACGGCTATGAGGACAACTTCGGAGATGATGCCCCATTCTTTGTTTTTGGTGCCGCGAATAAAGATGAAGGTGGGAGTACAGCTGATGATCCTCCGGGCTGTTCTTACTCACCCCAAGCTTGCAGGTTTTCTGCGAGGCATTATGACCGGTCTGCAGGTCGCATTTATCATGATATTTCCCATCTACAGTCTCCTTCACCTAGGACTTCTTTCCTTACATCTCCCAGTTGCATTGGCGAAGCCTACGGCTTGATGGCTGCCCCTGTATCCCCTGCCCTCGAAGGCTTGAGCCCAAGATCCGACGTTTTGAGCATCCCGTCCACAGATAATGTCGTGTACGGGGAAGCTTCATTAGTGGACATGAGGTCTCCAGGCCGCAGCCCAACTCTGCCTCGAGTCAAGTCTCTGGACAGAATCTACCCGGCCAGTCCCAGGTATCGGGATCTCTGTCTTTCTGCAGCCACTTCAGGACTTGCACGGCAACTAGAGAGTGATCCGGAGCCAGAATTGTGGAAAGCCCATCGACATTCACAATCGATAATCACAAGCCCCAAGGAGCTCGTTTCCAAAAGACGCAGCTACACAGAGGGACCCCGAACTGTTATTGTGAGAACCAATCTCCCGATCATCAAAGTGGCCCCGGTTcccttggagaagaagcgaaagccTGCACGGGCATCGTACGTGGATAGAGGCACTGATGCCGAGCACATTTCTGGACCAAAGGAGACATTCCAACCTGTACTGCCCTTCATGGAAGACCTGGTGGTGCACCTGAGGGAGGATGTCCCCGAACCTTTGCTCAATTCTGTCACCCATGGGCTTAGAATGGGCCAATTTCCCGTGGCTATTTATTCACCTACTTCCGAAACAGACGAGGGCAATGCTCTGGTTCCAGGAACACCTGAGTCCAACACTATCACAGACGTAAGCTGCGCAGAAAGCCAATACGAGGAGTTAGCTGTCACCGACCAATCTATCTTTTCGGACGAATACGATCCGTTCGCATATAATCAGTCCGTCTGGCCCAACAAGAAGCCTGCCCCAAGTGtgcccaagctcaaggttgcACGACCTCCGACACCAGTTCGGACTCCTCCACCCCTGGTTTCGGATGTCGACAGCAAGTTTCACGACCTTCGAATTAATAGCCAAGAAACAGCCATTACTGTACAGAACTCAGTGCGTTCTGTCCTCCAGGAGCACTTCCCCCCAGAAACTCAAGGCTACCGGCAATTCCAGTTTTCCCTTTTGCCAGAACTTGAAGGATTATGGAACCCAGTCTTTTGGGAGACTGGAAGTAACAATAGTTATGAACCATGCCATAGAATCGACCAGATCCTAGCTATTGGAGCCCAGAGAGGTGTGAAGAGGTACTACACTTGCGCCATCACAGGACAGCTTGAGAAGCTAGGAACAAAATGCAACGGCATGAGTCGAAGTGGCCGGCTGGACTTCAG GTACCTTCTTGCCAATGCCATGCAAGCGTATACGGCCCAGCCTTTAGCCAGCCAGGCCAAAGACAACCCTTTTGCGAATTCGTTCCTACTCGCGACTCTCATAATTCCACACCTCGAAACGTATCTCGCCCTTCACACACAGGTGAGGTATCTCCTCCTTGAATACCCGCCTGAGCATCTTGCGACGATGCTGGCTCTTCAAAAGCTTGTTGGAGTAGAGTTGATGAAGGTGGCTCagattgttgatgctggcagCAAGAGCATTCCCTTCACTCATCTACGTGGTAACTCCATCACCAGCCCAGAACAAGGACCTGTTGGGCGCTTCGGGAAGACTTTCCCACAAAACTCGGGCTCTGGCTATGACGTTACGGTTTCTGAGGCCAACTTCCTCATCACATCAACTGCAACTGATGCAGAAATCGCAACTTTTATTGCGACCATCTCCAGGATTCTGTCCAAGACTTCTGATTTCTATGTCCCTCAAGAGCCCTCAAAGAAGCCGTCCCCAAAGAAGTCCAAGCCGCCATGTATCACAGGAACATTCTCCGCTTTCCCACGTGTGCCATCGGCGACTCATAGCCCGCCCATGTCCCCGGCACTTGGGGCGTCTTTGGGAGCGGCACTATCAGGGTCATCTGCGGTTCCGAGTCGAGCCCCTTCCATCGCTGAAACCGTCAAGACAGCAAAGTCTTCCAGAAGCAAGCCAAGCCGATCATATTCAAAGCGAAACCCTTCCGCGATTGAT